One window of the Chryseobacterium sp. CY350 genome contains the following:
- a CDS encoding T9SS type A sorting domain-containing protein, whose translation MKILLYLFLVFSSLHQSQSFDYERTYGTYYGPTVTELSGPNNMGYVFFNPSLPNNIYINGTVAFGYAPLTDTQYNQYVVNSTNYVDSSTSENTIHGVFNSTGNALLSEYLSPNDNNDEYQWAFDGSDNGIYTKKFDAPADAASSNVWFATNPNNASSTETKMLFKKGSNGTLLWKTFLPENVERILQDDSGNIYVQGSTQLQNIGTVGTFQPNYTVEIDPTTNLPYRNVFITKLSSTGQLQWTTYFYNRSDVVDIAYYNNHLYIMSNGANLQMATPGTWQTTTTNNALTKMDTATGNRVWGTYIGDPSSTGDVPTMLRVNATGIYFFGIQFLFTGVSSYFATTGAFKATPTGDTDYFLVKMDETGNRVWGTYFGSNGYDHALAHGQLALTDNGIFVTGASYGQTNNIATPGAYQETHPVSTSNGTALYFAKFDTTGNQQWCSYYGGSNSPANLSVPVISIYPLANGHFYLVGATNASTGISTAGTYQPQLPPQTTNFYTGFIARFNYKGELGSNEVADSKDLQLFDNPNNGNFSLQGDILTKENCKMKVFDASGRIVYQQNLSKQKKINFELTGFLTSASYILKVSDSKNEILKSFKMIVH comes from the coding sequence ATGAAAATATTATTGTATTTATTTTTAGTCTTTTCGTCTTTGCACCAGTCGCAAAGTTTTGATTACGAAAGAACGTATGGTACCTACTACGGACCTACAGTTACCGAGCTTAGCGGTCCCAATAATATGGGCTATGTATTTTTTAACCCTTCACTTCCCAATAATATTTATATTAATGGAACCGTTGCTTTTGGGTATGCTCCCTTAACGGATACTCAGTATAATCAATACGTAGTTAACAGTACCAATTATGTAGATAGCAGTACATCAGAGAATACGATACACGGAGTTTTTAACAGTACCGGCAACGCACTGCTTAGCGAATATTTATCTCCCAATGACAACAACGACGAGTATCAATGGGCTTTTGACGGAAGCGATAATGGAATTTATACAAAAAAATTTGATGCGCCAGCAGATGCCGCAAGCAGTAATGTATGGTTTGCTACAAATCCCAATAATGCCTCTTCTACAGAAACGAAAATGCTGTTTAAAAAAGGCAGTAACGGGACCTTACTTTGGAAAACGTTCCTCCCAGAAAATGTAGAACGTATTCTGCAGGACGATAGCGGAAATATATACGTGCAGGGGTCAACACAGCTTCAAAATATTGGTACAGTAGGTACTTTTCAGCCTAATTATACTGTAGAGATAGATCCCACCACTAATCTACCGTATCGCAATGTATTTATTACAAAACTATCTTCTACCGGGCAATTGCAATGGACTACTTACTTTTACAATAGGTCAGATGTTGTTGACATTGCTTATTACAACAATCATCTGTACATTATGTCTAACGGTGCGAATTTGCAAATGGCAACTCCCGGAACATGGCAAACAACAACTACAAATAACGCGTTAACCAAAATGGATACTGCAACAGGAAACAGAGTATGGGGCACCTATATCGGTGATCCGTCGTCAACAGGTGATGTTCCCACAATGTTGAGAGTAAATGCCACCGGAATTTATTTTTTTGGCATTCAGTTTCTTTTTACAGGTGTTAGCAGTTATTTTGCTACTACGGGAGCTTTTAAAGCGACACCCACAGGAGATACCGATTATTTTTTGGTTAAAATGGATGAAACAGGAAACAGGGTATGGGGAACGTATTTTGGAAGTAATGGTTATGACCATGCTCTGGCTCATGGACAGTTGGCGCTAACGGACAATGGTATTTTTGTTACCGGAGCTAGCTACGGACAAACCAATAACATAGCAACCCCAGGAGCCTATCAGGAGACCCATCCGGTAAGTACCTCAAACGGAACCGCATTGTATTTTGCTAAGTTCGACACTACGGGAAATCAGCAATGGTGTTCCTACTATGGAGGAAGTAATAGTCCTGCAAATTTAAGTGTCCCGGTGATTTCCATTTATCCCCTAGCTAATGGGCATTTTTATTTGGTAGGTGCTACTAATGCTTCCACAGGTATTTCAACAGCAGGAACCTACCAACCGCAATTGCCTCCTCAAACCACAAATTTTTATACAGGTTTTATTGCGAGATTTAATTACAAAGGCGAATTGGGAAGCAATGAGGTAGCCGATAGTAAAGATTTACAGTTATTTGATAATCCTAATAATGGTAATTTTTCGTTGCAGGGAGATATTTTGACAAAAGAAAATTGTAAAATGAAAGTTTTCGATGCATCAGGAAGAATTGTTTATCAGCAAAACCTTTCAAAACAAAAGAAAATTAATTTTGAGTTAACTGGTTTTTTAACTTCAGCAAGCTATATTTTAAAAGTTTCTGATTCCAAAAATGAAATTTTAAAGTCTTTTAAAATGATTGTACATTAA
- a CDS encoding T9SS type A sorting domain-containing protein — MRNSYYYILIFCAGLYSAQVSQVYERSWGTYFGGVHTNGTTGPTSYKAIEVNDGNIIIDREYNSSSNTSYYNQFITSGMQGFTPSILNRLEGKINNNGSLLYSKYAIPSAALSTSESERIIYRDQDGSYYINESKNVLNASASTGVWLTSSIVEDIENNRTSLLAKYDANGIFLWRTFIPAGISDLSFTTDDAGNIYFSGLTKKQDLADTGSYQSNFVLDYINGNIRKNAYLVKLNSLGQKIWSTYYPAEQIFSLDEYNGDLYLVTSSDFLGTNTQLATNGTFQQTKALSAISRFSANTGQRIWGTYYGPSDNYGNVGIIKVTETGIYTLGLSFEIYSPNNTNYFATAGAYQAQPMGNQDSVISKFSFSGQRVWSTYFGGIESDDFSSLDVKGSKILISGSTSSQNLASANAFVNVKPNLNVPDIFFAMFNTSGELVVSSYYGATDVSLGTFLGGSVKSFFSNNSESFYLAGITANHNGFSTEGAFQPAILPITGPSSSDYTFFIAKFAPKNLSTSESIKADQIKLFNNPNNGNFNITGDLLSTTNCKIHIFDISGKLIYKANLPKGKIHKFSLENLIISGTYILNLSSDNGEVLKTFKLIVKK, encoded by the coding sequence ATGAGGAATTCTTATTACTACATTCTAATATTTTGTGCAGGATTATATTCTGCACAAGTTTCTCAGGTCTATGAAAGAAGCTGGGGAACTTATTTTGGTGGAGTTCATACCAACGGAACTACGGGACCCACTAGTTATAAAGCAATAGAGGTTAATGATGGTAATATTATCATTGACAGAGAATACAATAGTAGCTCAAATACCAGTTATTACAACCAATTTATCACTTCAGGTATGCAAGGATTTACTCCCAGCATACTCAATCGGTTAGAAGGAAAGATTAATAATAATGGTTCTTTGCTCTATTCAAAATATGCGATTCCTAGTGCTGCATTAAGCACATCCGAAAGTGAGAGAATAATATATCGTGATCAGGATGGAAGTTATTATATAAACGAATCAAAAAATGTACTAAATGCTTCCGCAAGTACAGGAGTTTGGCTTACAAGTTCTATAGTAGAAGATATAGAAAACAACAGAACATCACTTTTAGCAAAGTATGACGCTAACGGTATATTTCTATGGAGAACATTCATTCCTGCAGGTATTTCAGATCTAAGCTTTACAACAGACGATGCAGGAAATATATACTTCTCAGGACTTACCAAAAAACAAGACTTAGCAGATACGGGAAGTTATCAAAGCAATTTTGTACTAGATTACATAAATGGAAACATTAGAAAGAATGCTTATCTCGTAAAACTTAATTCTTTGGGACAAAAAATATGGTCAACCTACTATCCTGCTGAACAAATATTTTCTCTTGATGAATATAATGGAGATCTGTACTTAGTTACCAGTTCAGATTTCTTAGGGACAAATACACAACTTGCCACCAACGGCACATTTCAGCAAACCAAAGCGCTCAGTGCTATTTCGAGATTTAGTGCCAATACTGGCCAAAGAATCTGGGGTACATATTATGGACCTTCTGATAATTATGGAAATGTTGGCATAATAAAAGTAACAGAAACCGGCATTTATACATTAGGTTTGTCTTTTGAAATTTACTCACCCAATAATACCAACTATTTTGCAACTGCAGGAGCGTATCAGGCGCAACCGATGGGAAACCAAGACAGTGTGATCAGCAAATTTAGTTTTTCCGGACAGCGAGTTTGGAGCACTTACTTTGGAGGCATAGAATCAGATGATTTTTCTAGTCTGGATGTAAAAGGCAGCAAAATATTGATTTCTGGGTCAACATCCAGTCAGAATCTTGCCAGCGCAAATGCCTTCGTAAACGTAAAGCCCAACCTGAATGTGCCTGATATTTTTTTTGCAATGTTTAATACATCTGGAGAATTGGTTGTTTCTTCTTATTACGGAGCTACTGACGTTTCTTTAGGAACATTCCTTGGTGGATCTGTAAAATCCTTTTTTTCAAATAATTCAGAGTCATTCTACTTGGCTGGAATTACTGCAAACCACAACGGGTTCTCAACAGAAGGAGCATTTCAACCCGCAATCCTACCAATAACAGGACCAAGCAGTTCAGACTACACTTTTTTTATTGCTAAGTTTGCGCCCAAAAACCTTTCAACATCAGAGAGTATAAAAGCTGATCAAATTAAGCTTTTTAATAACCCGAATAACGGGAATTTCAACATAACTGGAGATTTATTAAGCACCACAAATTGCAAAATTCATATTTTCGACATTTCCGGAAAACTAATCTATAAAGCAAACTTACCCAAAGGTAAAATTCACAAATTCTCTTTAGAAAATCTTATTATATCCGGAACTTATATTCTCAACTTATCTTCAGATAATGGGGAAGTACTAAAAACATTTAAACTCATTGTAAAGAAATAA
- a CDS encoding FAD-dependent monooxygenase has protein sequence MIKEIGNTTDLYFDRISQVKSPKWSEGRAVIVGDAAYCATPIAGKGTDLAMSGAYILAGEISTANSYQEAFEAYENKIRPYVEKCQKLPPGIPKLVIQNPS, from the coding sequence TTGATCAAAGAAATTGGTAACACCACAGATCTTTATTTTGACCGGATTAGTCAGGTGAAGTCACCAAAATGGAGCGAGGGGAGAGCTGTTATTGTCGGTGATGCCGCTTATTGTGCGACACCTATAGCCGGTAAAGGAACTGATTTGGCTATGTCAGGAGCCTACATTTTAGCAGGCGAAATTTCTACTGCGAATTCATATCAGGAAGCATTTGAAGCTTATGAAAATAAGATACGACCATATGTTGAAAAATGTCAAAAACTGCCTCCTGGAATACCTAAACTGGTTATCCAAAATCCAAGCTAG